Proteins from a single region of Cryptococcus neoformans var. neoformans JEC21 chromosome 6 sequence:
- a CDS encoding ubiquitin carboxyl-terminal hydrolase 14, putative — MSCTHLQPSLHSLKPPSPSQQVHREECTLCFDGQDDPRGVVVCLSCFNGACLSPDRQHAHLHYQRTGHPLGMVIKRSRKEIRKRDSSEPPMKKLAISAPKDEEIWDYHTAFVCLACSSAGQEITAQEPKLEEMKTGIMTALSSAQQSEIKAWEEEILPCEHTLTLQQESVVVPGNVPSQCSSCDLTCNLWLCLTCGLANCGRQQFGGIGGNGHALKHFHETGHMLGVKLGTITPEGTADIYCYACDDAKIDPELATHLSTFGIEVMSQTKTEKSMTELQLEHNLKFDFSMVGDDGKELEPVFGKGLTGLRNLGNSCYMASVLQTLFSLPAFRSRYTTPEAFNHFQTCPNLLPASCIECQMLKLGDGLLSGRYSHVARLPPPTTHFEEQEAPKFQQGIKPTQFKALIGRGHEEFSTMRQQDSEEFLQHLLTRLRDEAKRQGRDEAAEPTEILKFAMEQRLQCGKCKRVGLQVEGVDLASLPVEAVEAGVSEDGKKLYEGVELETCLEQLCAEEAVAEYQCDHCKEKTTAYKSTKFKTFPDLLVLHMKKFQLVNWLPTKLDIPVSVPDMLTLDHLVAHGLQPGEEELTVSSSSPSLPEFNATAMAQLEAMGFPTVRCQKALLATGNSDAEIAMGWLFEHMEDPDIDAPIELGGSKAASNEPSQEQIGMIADMGFSHNQARKALRESDGNPERAIEWLFSNPGDPGEDAAPAGSAEPSIGGSSSLPAKYRLKAFISHKGPSVHSGHYVATIRQPQAGIEGEREEEGEWVLYNDEKVVRAASGGGEEMRGLAYLYVYERV, encoded by the exons ATGTCCTGCACGCACCTCCAGCCATCCCTCCATTCCCTCAAAccaccctccccctcccagCAAGTACACCG CGAAGAGTGCACCCTCTGCTTCGACGGACAG GATGACCCGCGAGGTGTCGTCGTATGTCTTTCTTGCTTCAATGGCGCCTGTCTTTCTCCAGATAGGCAGCATGCGCACCTCCATTACCAGAGAACAGGCCACCCTTTGGGTATGGTTATCAAGCGGTCCAGGAAAGAGATTCGTAAAAGA GACTCGAGTGAGCCGCCTATGAAGAAACTCGCCATTTCCGCTCCCAAAGACGAGGAAATATGGGATTACCACACCGCCTTTGTGTGCTTGGCCTGCTCGTCTGCAGGTCAAGAAATCACGGCGCAAGAACCCaagttggaggagatgaaaaCGGGGATCATGACCGCGCTTTCCTCTGCCCAGCAGTCTGAGATCaaggcatgggaagaagagattcTTCCTTGTGAACATACTTTGACTCTGCAGCAAGAGTCTGTTGTTGTCCCTGGAAATG TCCCATCGCAATGTTCGTCCTGCGACCTGACTTGCAACTTGTGGCTATGTCTCACCTGCGGTCTTGCCAATTGCGGACGACAACAATTCGGCGGTATCGGGGGTAACGGCCATGCATTGAAACATTTTCATGAGACGGGGCACATGTTGGGCGTCAAGCTGGGTACCATCACCCCGGAAGGAACTGCTG ACATTTACTGCTACGCCTGTGACGATGCCAAGATCGACCCCGAATTGGCCACTCACCTTTCAACATTCGGCATCGAAGTGATGAGTCAGACCAAGACTGAAAAGTCCATGACTGAACTCCAGCTCGAACACAACTTGAAATTCGATTTTTCCATGGTTGGCGATGACGGTAAAGAACTCGAACCTGTCTTTGGCAAAGGTCTCACCGGCTTGAGAAACTTGGGAAACAGCTGTTACATGGCCTCTGTCCTCCaaaccctcttctccctccccgCTTTCCGATCAAGGTATACCACACCCGAAGCGTTCAACCACTTTCAAACCTGTCCCAACCTTCTTCCCGCTTCCTGTATCGAATGTCAAATGCTCAAGCTCGGCGATGGTTTGCTGTCCGGCAGATACTCTCATGTGGCAAGGCTACCCCCGCCCACCACCCATttcgaagaacaagaagctCCCAAATTCCAACAAGGAATCAAGCCGACACAGTTTAAAGCACTTATCGGTAGAGGCCACGAAGAGTTTTCGACTATGCGCCAACAAGATTCGGAAGAGTTTTTACAGCATCTTTTGACCCGGTTAAGAGACGAAGCGAAGCGTCAAGGTAGGGACGAGGCCGCCGAGCCGACTGAGATTCTCAAGTTTGCAATGGAGCAGAGGTTGCAGTGTGGCAAATGCAAGCGTGTCGGTCTCCAGGTGGAAGGTGTAGACTTGGCGAGTTTGCCTGTTGAGGCAGTGGAGGCGGGGGTGAGTGAAGACGGCAAGAAGCTTTACGAGGGGGTGGAACTTGAAACGTGTTTAGAGCAATTATGTGCAGAGGAAGCAGTGGCCGAGTACCAATGTGATCAttgcaaggagaagacgacggCGTACAA ATCGACCAAATTCAAGACATTCCCAGACTTGTTGGTGTTGCACATGAAAAAGTTTCAACTTGTGAATTGGCTCCCAACCAAGCTCGATATTCCTGTATCTGTCCCCGACATGCTTACTTTGGACCACCTCGTTGCCCATGGACTTCAACcgggtgaagaagagctcaCAGTATCGTCAtcgtctccttctctcccagaGTTCAACGCCACGGCCATGGCACAGCTTGAGGCTATGGGGTTCCCCACAGTGAGATGCCAAAAGGCATTATTGGCAACTGGCAACAGTGACGCTGAGATTGCTATGGGATGGCTGTTTGAGCATATGGAAGATCCCG ACATTGACGCGCCGATTGAGCTCGGGGGTTCAAAAGCCGCCAGCAACGAACCTTCACAAGAACAGATTGGCATGATTGCCGATATGGGATTCTCACATAACCAAGCTCGCAAAGCGTTGCGCGAAAGC GACGGCAACCCCGAGCGGGCCATTGAGTGGTTGTTTAGTAACCCTGGCGATCCAGGAGAAGACGCTGCCCCAGCTGGTAGTGCCGAACCTTCCATCGGAggttcatcttctcttcctgccAAGTACCGACTGAAAGCATTCATTTCGCACAAGGGCCCGTCTGTGCATTCTGGCCACTATGTGGCTACTATCCGGCAGCCGCAAGCGGGGATcgagggagagagggaagaagagggagaatgGGTGTTGTACAATGATGAAAAGGTCGTGCGAGCTGCGTCTGGCGgtggggaggagatgagggggCTCGCGTATTTGTATGTATATGAACGGGTGTAG